The following coding sequences are from one Gadus macrocephalus chromosome 3, ASM3116895v1 window:
- the micall1a gene encoding MICAL-like protein 1 isoform X2: MGSLKALQEWCRLQCEEYSDVDVKNMSSSFRDGLAFCAIIHRFRPDLIDFSTLSKENVYENNRLAFEVAEAQLGIPALLDPEDMVSMKVPDRLSIITYVSQYYNFFTNKSHANPPCMKRPAGSGQGEPAQKRLMAPQEDTALEAEPAQTGLGGPRLKSSTLSSACSACLKHVHLVQRFMVDGKLYHRNCFRCIECSSTLLPGSYKMGKESGSLICTHHFNRPALANQNGRPDLSQRPAEARSARIGRSPSRQEDPPPESEREMAAAPAVVSPAVAAPAVVSPDRNVLPSDCPSEFTPSPTPATAQSDALIIEEEDPSVPPNPFGDSDDEEEEEEEEEAGNEEEKEEKEVIQTPAKETSNDDTPPAAVGPPGGVPRPVPVPAPRRVPEATPPPRPAPRARPQPPPERQQVKGERQKPRLPPKPRERSHSPGSQSIDSPKPKDPPWLALVQSESKKKPAPPPPPAGLATPPRAGSVTSLKVVGSRPGLPPKPAPANPFDDDEDEEGDVAEEEEEAVAVPTVAAAVHPWYSITQATEAEAADTPPGGGATSRSSSPGGGVARKRAAPRAPRAPPAPEAPEAIPALSAESLSSGSDHGPSPRGPSPRGPSPSRGPSPRGPSPSRGHSPRGPSPRGPSPSRGPHLELPFTKSASEPSISSPPASPSSCSDEPRRSLGSSPPDVPTNTSSAPATPQTNRSEAARSPRHPPPPRPPTATPSPLASETPAGNSKRPCKENPFNRKASPSDGAAKTRPPRGPRPARPPAPGHGFPLIKRKVQSDQYIPVEDIHDEMRGLERQLDQLEQRGVELETKLRDSPSDEEEERLLVEWFTLIHDKHLLVRREAELVYTSKQQNLEERQADVEYELRCLLNKPEKDWSEADRTREQGLMADLVTVIEQRNQIINNMDQDRQRDEEEDKLMADMLKKKDFHKEPDGEAKDKEKKKKKKKAAKFKPMKVLKRLSHKGDPSQTPSPRKDKS, translated from the exons ATGGGTTCCCTGAAGGCTCTGCAGGAGTGGTGCCGCCTGCAGTGCGAGGAGTACAGCGACGTGGACGTGAAGAACATGTCCTCGTCCTTTCGAGATGGTCTGGCGTTCTGTGCCATCATCCACCGCTTCAGACCGGATCTCAT AGACTTCTCAACGCTGTCCAAGGAGAACGTCTACGAGAACAACCGGCTG gcCTTCGAGGTGGCCGAGGCCCAGCTGGGGATCCCTGCTCTGCTGGACCCGGAGGACATGGTCTCCATGAAGGTCCCCGACCGCCTCAGCATCATCACCTACGTCTCCCAGTACTACAACTTCTTCACCAACAAGTCCCACG CCAACCCCCCGTGCATGAAGCGGCCGGCGGGGTCGGGGCAGGGCGAGCCCGCCCAGAAGAGGCTCATGGCCCCCCAGGAAGACACGGCGCTGGAGGCTGAG CCTGCCCAGACCGGTTTGGGCGGCCCGAGGCTGAAGAGCAGCACTCTGAGCAGCGCCTGCAGCGCCTGCCTGAAGCACGTCCACCTGGTGCAGAGGTTCATGGTGGACGGGAAGCTCTACCACCGCAACTGCTTCAG GTGCATCGAGTGCAGCAGCACTTTGCTCCCCGGCTCCTACAAGATGGGCAAGGAGTCCGGCTCTCTGATCTGCACGCACCACTTCAACCGgcctgccttagccaatcagaacggACGGCCGGACCTGAGCCAGCGGCCCGCCGAAGCCCGCTCCGCCCGGATTGGTCGATCCCCGTCGCGCCAAGAAGACCCGCCTCCCGAGAGCGAGCGGGAAATGGCAGCAGCGCCCGCGGTCGTCTCGCCCGCGGTCGCCGCGCCCGCAGTCGTCTCGCCGGATCGGAACGTGTTGCCTAGCGACTGTCCGTCAGAGTTCACTCCGTCGCCCACGCCCGCGACTGCCCAATCAGACGCTCTGATCATCGAGGAGGAGGACCCGTCGGTCCCGCCCAACCCCTTCGGGGACAgcgacgatgaggaggaggaggaggaggaagaggaggccgggaacgaggaggagaaggaggagaaggaggtgatcCAGACACCAGCCAAAGAGACGTCTAACGATGACACGCCCCCGGCCGCCGTGGGTCCCCCGGGGGGGGTCCCCCGGCCGGTGCCGGTGCCGGCGCCACGCAGGGTTcctgaggccacgcccccccctcgccccgccCCCAGGGCCCGCCCGCAGCCCCCTCCAGAACGCCAGCAGGTCAAAG GTGAGCGTCAGAAGCCTCGGCTGCCGCCGAAGCCCCGGGAACGCTCCCACTCTCCTGGCAG CCAATCAATTGACTCCCCTAAACCCAAAGACCCTCCCTGGCTTGCCCTGGTCCAATCAGAATCAAAGAAGAagccggcccctccccccccgccagcTGGCCTGGCGACGCCCCCCCGCGCGGGCTCTGTGACCTCCCTGAAGGTCGTGGGGTCGCGACCCGGCCTGCCCCCCAAGCCGGCCCCCGCCAACCCCTTCGACGACGACGAGGATGAGGAAGGCGATGTcgccgaagaggaggaagaggccgtTGCCGTGCCGACGGTGGCGGCGGCCGTCCACCCGTGGTACAGCATCACCCAGGCAACGGAGGCGGAGGCTGCGGACACGCCCCCCGGTGGGGGGGCCACCTCGCGCTCCTCCAGCCccggagggggcgtggccaggaAGAGGGCCGCCCCCAGGGCCCCAagggcccccccggcccccgagGCCCCCGAGGCCATCCCAG CACTGAGCGCAGAGAGCCTCTCCTCCGGCTCGGACCACGGCCCCTCCCCCCGGGGCCCCTCCCCCCggggcccctcccccagccggggcccctccccccggggcccctcccccagccggGGCCACTCCCCCCGGGGACCCTCCCCCCGGGGACCCTCCCCCAGCCGGGGCCCCCACCTGGAGCTCCCCTTCACCAAGAGTGCCTCGGAGCCCTCCATCagctccccccccgcctccccgtcCTCCTGCTCCGACGAGCCCCGCCGCTCTctaggctcctcccctcccgACGTGCCGACCAATACCAGCTCGGCGCCGGCCACCCCTCAGACCAATCGGAGCGAGGCGGCGAGGAGCCCCAGGcatccgccgccgccgcgcccacCGACGGCGACCCCGAGCCCCCTGGCCTCGGAGACCCCCGCCGGCAACAGCAAG CGGCCCTGCAAGGAGAACCCGTTCAACAGGAAGGCCTCTCCGTCCGACGGCGCCGCCAAGACCAGACCCCCGCGAGGCCCCCGGCCTGCCAGACCGCCCGCCCCGGGACACGGCTTCCCCCTCATCAAACGCAAG GTCCAGTCCGACCAGTACATCCCAGTGGAGGACATCCACGATGAGATGAGAGGGCTGGAGCGGCagctggatcagctggagcagAGAGGGGTGGAGCTGGAGACCAAGCTCAGAGACAGCCCCAGCG acgaggaggaggagcgcctCCTGGTGGAGTGGTTCACCCTGATCCACGACAAACACCTGCTGGTGCGCCGCGAGGCTGAGCTGGTCTACAC GTCGAAGCAGCAGaacctggaggagaggcaggccGACGTGGAGTACGAGCTCCGCTGTCTCCTCAACAAACCCG agAAAGACTGGAGTGAGGCGGACCGCACCCGGGAGCAGGGGCTCATGGCCGACCTGGTCACCGTCATCGAGCAG
- the micall1a gene encoding MICAL-like protein 1 isoform X1 codes for MGSLKALQEWCRLQCEEYSDVDVKNMSSSFRDGLAFCAIIHRFRPDLIDFSTLSKENVYENNRLAFEVAEAQLGIPALLDPEDMVSMKVPDRLSIITYVSQYYNFFTNKSHANPPCMKRPAGSGQGEPAQKRLMAPQEDTALEAEPAQTGLGGPRLKSSTLSSACSACLKHVHLVQRFMVDGKLYHRNCFRCIECSSTLLPGSYKMGKESGSLICTHHFNRPALANQNGRPDLSQRPAEARSARIGRSPSRQEDPPPESEREMAAAPAVVSPAVAAPAVVSPDRNVLPSDCPSEFTPSPTPATAQSDALIIEEEDPSVPPNPFGDSDDEEEEEEEEEAGNEEEKEEKEVIQTPAKETSNDDTPPAAVGPPGGVPRPVPVPAPRRVPEATPPPRPAPRARPQPPPERQQVKGERQKPRLPPKPRERSHSPGSQSIDSPKPKDPPWLALVQSESKKKPAPPPPPAGLATPPRAGSVTSLKVVGSRPGLPPKPAPANPFDDDEDEEGDVAEEEEEAVAVPTVAAAVHPWYSITQATEAEAADTPPGGGATSRSSSPGGGVARKRAAPRAPRAPPAPEAPEAIPAPPDSQPSSCSPSPALSAESLSSGSDHGPSPRGPSPRGPSPSRGPSPRGPSPSRGHSPRGPSPRGPSPSRGPHLELPFTKSASEPSISSPPASPSSCSDEPRRSLGSSPPDVPTNTSSAPATPQTNRSEAARSPRHPPPPRPPTATPSPLASETPAGNSKRPCKENPFNRKASPSDGAAKTRPPRGPRPARPPAPGHGFPLIKRKVQSDQYIPVEDIHDEMRGLERQLDQLEQRGVELETKLRDSPSDEEEERLLVEWFTLIHDKHLLVRREAELVYTSKQQNLEERQADVEYELRCLLNKPEKDWSEADRTREQGLMADLVTVIEQRNQIINNMDQDRQRDEEEDKLMADMLKKKDFHKEPDGEAKDKEKKKKKKKAAKFKPMKVLKRLSHKGDPSQTPSPRKDKS; via the exons ATGGGTTCCCTGAAGGCTCTGCAGGAGTGGTGCCGCCTGCAGTGCGAGGAGTACAGCGACGTGGACGTGAAGAACATGTCCTCGTCCTTTCGAGATGGTCTGGCGTTCTGTGCCATCATCCACCGCTTCAGACCGGATCTCAT AGACTTCTCAACGCTGTCCAAGGAGAACGTCTACGAGAACAACCGGCTG gcCTTCGAGGTGGCCGAGGCCCAGCTGGGGATCCCTGCTCTGCTGGACCCGGAGGACATGGTCTCCATGAAGGTCCCCGACCGCCTCAGCATCATCACCTACGTCTCCCAGTACTACAACTTCTTCACCAACAAGTCCCACG CCAACCCCCCGTGCATGAAGCGGCCGGCGGGGTCGGGGCAGGGCGAGCCCGCCCAGAAGAGGCTCATGGCCCCCCAGGAAGACACGGCGCTGGAGGCTGAG CCTGCCCAGACCGGTTTGGGCGGCCCGAGGCTGAAGAGCAGCACTCTGAGCAGCGCCTGCAGCGCCTGCCTGAAGCACGTCCACCTGGTGCAGAGGTTCATGGTGGACGGGAAGCTCTACCACCGCAACTGCTTCAG GTGCATCGAGTGCAGCAGCACTTTGCTCCCCGGCTCCTACAAGATGGGCAAGGAGTCCGGCTCTCTGATCTGCACGCACCACTTCAACCGgcctgccttagccaatcagaacggACGGCCGGACCTGAGCCAGCGGCCCGCCGAAGCCCGCTCCGCCCGGATTGGTCGATCCCCGTCGCGCCAAGAAGACCCGCCTCCCGAGAGCGAGCGGGAAATGGCAGCAGCGCCCGCGGTCGTCTCGCCCGCGGTCGCCGCGCCCGCAGTCGTCTCGCCGGATCGGAACGTGTTGCCTAGCGACTGTCCGTCAGAGTTCACTCCGTCGCCCACGCCCGCGACTGCCCAATCAGACGCTCTGATCATCGAGGAGGAGGACCCGTCGGTCCCGCCCAACCCCTTCGGGGACAgcgacgatgaggaggaggaggaggaggaagaggaggccgggaacgaggaggagaaggaggagaaggaggtgatcCAGACACCAGCCAAAGAGACGTCTAACGATGACACGCCCCCGGCCGCCGTGGGTCCCCCGGGGGGGGTCCCCCGGCCGGTGCCGGTGCCGGCGCCACGCAGGGTTcctgaggccacgcccccccctcgccccgccCCCAGGGCCCGCCCGCAGCCCCCTCCAGAACGCCAGCAGGTCAAAG GTGAGCGTCAGAAGCCTCGGCTGCCGCCGAAGCCCCGGGAACGCTCCCACTCTCCTGGCAG CCAATCAATTGACTCCCCTAAACCCAAAGACCCTCCCTGGCTTGCCCTGGTCCAATCAGAATCAAAGAAGAagccggcccctccccccccgccagcTGGCCTGGCGACGCCCCCCCGCGCGGGCTCTGTGACCTCCCTGAAGGTCGTGGGGTCGCGACCCGGCCTGCCCCCCAAGCCGGCCCCCGCCAACCCCTTCGACGACGACGAGGATGAGGAAGGCGATGTcgccgaagaggaggaagaggccgtTGCCGTGCCGACGGTGGCGGCGGCCGTCCACCCGTGGTACAGCATCACCCAGGCAACGGAGGCGGAGGCTGCGGACACGCCCCCCGGTGGGGGGGCCACCTCGCGCTCCTCCAGCCccggagggggcgtggccaggaAGAGGGCCGCCCCCAGGGCCCCAagggcccccccggcccccgagGCCCCCGAGGCCATCCCAG CCCCCCCTGACTCCCAGCCTTCCTCTTGCTCCCCCTCCCCAGCACTGAGCGCAGAGAGCCTCTCCTCCGGCTCGGACCACGGCCCCTCCCCCCGGGGCCCCTCCCCCCggggcccctcccccagccggggcccctccccccggggcccctcccccagccggGGCCACTCCCCCCGGGGACCCTCCCCCCGGGGACCCTCCCCCAGCCGGGGCCCCCACCTGGAGCTCCCCTTCACCAAGAGTGCCTCGGAGCCCTCCATCagctccccccccgcctccccgtcCTCCTGCTCCGACGAGCCCCGCCGCTCTctaggctcctcccctcccgACGTGCCGACCAATACCAGCTCGGCGCCGGCCACCCCTCAGACCAATCGGAGCGAGGCGGCGAGGAGCCCCAGGcatccgccgccgccgcgcccacCGACGGCGACCCCGAGCCCCCTGGCCTCGGAGACCCCCGCCGGCAACAGCAAG CGGCCCTGCAAGGAGAACCCGTTCAACAGGAAGGCCTCTCCGTCCGACGGCGCCGCCAAGACCAGACCCCCGCGAGGCCCCCGGCCTGCCAGACCGCCCGCCCCGGGACACGGCTTCCCCCTCATCAAACGCAAG GTCCAGTCCGACCAGTACATCCCAGTGGAGGACATCCACGATGAGATGAGAGGGCTGGAGCGGCagctggatcagctggagcagAGAGGGGTGGAGCTGGAGACCAAGCTCAGAGACAGCCCCAGCG acgaggaggaggagcgcctCCTGGTGGAGTGGTTCACCCTGATCCACGACAAACACCTGCTGGTGCGCCGCGAGGCTGAGCTGGTCTACAC GTCGAAGCAGCAGaacctggaggagaggcaggccGACGTGGAGTACGAGCTCCGCTGTCTCCTCAACAAACCCG agAAAGACTGGAGTGAGGCGGACCGCACCCGGGAGCAGGGGCTCATGGCCGACCTGGTCACCGTCATCGAGCAG
- the ntan1 gene encoding protein N-terminal asparagine amidohydrolase, giving the protein MPLLIKNREFDRPSTTGELFDRCPHLQENAKAFCSKPLVDVDVKCLLYVQQREYAATVPSDHAVSVLGSDDATTCHLVVVRHTGSGAVCLAHCDGSSTWSEVPLIVRAVTSLSHRSKEGRLELHLVGGFNDESKTSQKLSLSLLATFHKQKEVIHLETCCITEMNDVMVEGNHRPVVYGIGVNVNTGELFPASFPQKGPAEELRSARTFTGGQMVDIYDSSRGLVKIGPCKWSGDLDIAFWMSQSDDIILKFLSTSPTAEPPHFVQHMKSTIAFLLRHPSSDALFPGGQPQCYSRAAQGAWAQCPPE; this is encoded by the exons ATGCCTCTGCTCATCAAGAACAGAGAGTTCGACCGACCCAGCACCACGGGGGAGCTGTTCGACAGATGCCCCCACCTGCAG GAGAATGCTAAAGCGTTTTGTTCCAAACCACTTGTTGACGTGGACGTCAAGTGCCTCTTGTATGTCCAGCAGAGAGAGTATGCGGCCACAGTACCGTCTGATC ATGCTGTCTCGGTCCTCGGATCTGATGATGCCACCACCTGCCACTTGGTCGTGGTGCGACACACAG GCAGCGGAGCCGTTTGCCTCGCTCATTGCGACGGCTCTAGCACCTGGAGCGAAGTCCCCCTTATTGTGCGAGCTGTCACGTCCCTCTCCCACCGTAGCAAGGAGGGCAG ACTGGAGCTCCACCTGGTGGGGGGGTTCAACGACGAGTCAAAGACCTCCCAGAAGCTCAGCCTTAGCCTACTGG CCACGTTCCACAAGCAGAAAGAGGTCATTCATCTGGAGACATGCTGCATTACAG AAATGAACGACGTGATGGTGGAAGGAAACCACCGCCCTGTGGTCTATGGAATAG GGGTGAACGTGAACACTGGGGAGCTGTTCCCCGCCTCCTTCCCTCAGAAAGGCCCCGCGGAGGAGCTGCGGTCCGCTCGGACCTTCACCGGAGGACAG ATGGTTGACATCTACGACTCGAGTCGCGGCCTGGTGAAGATCGGTCCGTGTAAGTGGTCCGGAGATCTGGACATCGCCTTCTGGATGTCCCAGAGCGACGACATCATCCTGAAG ttcCTGTCCACCTCGCCCACGGCGGAGCCGCCCCACTTTGTGCAGCACATGAAGTCCACCATCGCCTTCCTCCTGCGCCACCCCAGCTCTGACGCCCTGTTCCCGGGCGGACAGCCGCAGTGCTACAGCCGGGCGGCGCAGGGGGCCTGGGCCCAGTGCCCCCCCGAGTGA
- the LOC132453612 gene encoding ADP-ribosylation factor-binding protein GGA1-like isoform X2, whose protein sequence is MGYGIGFLSSVCIASPQLLETCMKNCGKRFHTEVAKFRFLNELIKVVSPKYLGSRAPEPVKKKVLEVMFSWTLGLPEETKIADAYQMLKKQGIVKQDPVLPHDTALPPPAPRATSALFEDEEKSKMLSRLLNSSHPEDLRAANKLINEMVQEDQKRTEKVSKRLNAIQEVKESVSLLGQLLENYSKDRFSHSQQELVKDLYNRCEKMRPTLFRLASDTEDNDEALAEILQANDSLTQVINLYRQLVKGEEMNGETAAPRPLPGSSGNALLDLTGLDTSLSAPTLDPALSLLDEELMSLGLNEATSNSFSGSQLGDFNTFQSCDGAEPAAPAPQGALLLPAVTLSCLPAPPPAPEAPAAPPSPLDGLDVLGKSLLQQSLPPESQQVKWDKSQTQSKLTLRDLQTQSHHSSGTAPSAVTTTPSPSSSLPHDLCPRDPQSAISLADVAVPLESIKPSSLLPVTVFDQHGLRVLFHFARECPRSRPDVLVVIISMLSSAPLPISSVRFQSAVPKVMKVRLQPPSGTDLPAFNPVLPPAAITQILLLANPQQEKVRLRYKLTFNLGDKSHDESGDVEEFPPPDSWGNL, encoded by the exons ATGGGGTATGGTATCGGGTTTTTGTCGAGCGTGTGCATTGCTTCCCCCCAGCTTCTCGAGACGTGCATGAAGAACTGCGGGAAGCGGTTTCACACCGAAGTGGCAAAGTTTCGCTTCCTGAATGAGCTCATCAAAGTGGTCTCACCCAAG TACTTGGGTTCCAGAGCCCCGGAACCTGTGAAAAAGAAGGTTCTGGAGGTGATGTTCAGCTGGACCCTGGGCCTTCCCGAGGAGACAAAGATAGCAGACGCCTATCAGATGCTGAAGAAACAGG GTATTGTGAAGCAGGACCCGGTGCTTCCTCACGACacggccctcccccctcccgctcCCCGAGCCACCAGCGCCTTGTTCGAGGACGAGGAGAAGTCCAAG ATGCTGTCCCGCCTGCTCAACAGCTCTCACCCTGAGGACCTGAGGGCGGCCAATAAGCTCATCAACGAGATGGTGCAGGAG GACCAGAAACGCACAGAGAAGGTGTCCAAGCGTCTGAACGCTATCCAGGAAGTGAAGGAGAGCGTGAGCCTGCTGGGGCAGCTGCTGGAGAACTACAGCAAGGACCGCTTCTCCCACAGCCAGCAGGAGCTCGTTAAg GATCTTTATAACCGCTGTGAAAAgatgaggcccacgctgttccGTCTCGCTAGTGACACGGAGGACAACGATGAGGCCTTAG CTGAGATCCTGCAGGCCAACGACAGCCTGACGCAGGTCATCAACCTGTACCGACAGCTGGTcaagggagaggagatgaaCGGCGAGACCGCCGCACCGCGCCCACTGCCAG GCAGCAGTGGCAACGCCCTCCTAGACCTCACGGGCCTGGACACCTCCCTGTCCGCCCCCACCCTGGACCCCGCCCTCAGCCTGCTGGACGAGGAGCTCATGTCTCTCG GTCTCAACGAGGCAACCTCAAACTCCTTCTCCGGCTCTCAGTTAGGAGACTTCAACACGTTCCAG TCGTGTGACGGGGCCGAGCCGGcggccccggccccccagggggcgctgctgCTGCCCGCCGTGaccctctcctgtctccccgCACCCCCCCCGGCGCCAGaggcccccgccgccccgcccaGCCCCCTGGACGGGCTGGACGTCCTGGGGAAGAGCCTGCTGCAGCAGTCCCTGCCCCCGGAGAGCCAGCAGGTCAAATG GGACAAATCCCAAACCCAGTCCAAACTCACCTTGAGAGACCTCCAGACCCAGTCCCACCACAGCTCCGGCACGGCTCCCAGTGCCGTGACCACCACTCCCAGTCCGAGCTCCAGTCTCCCCCACGACCTCTGTCCTAGGGACCCCCAGAGCGCCATCTCTCTAGCGGACGTGGCGGTGCCCCTGGAGTCCATCAAACCAA GTAGCCTGCTGCCCGTGACGGTGTTTGACCAGCACGGCCTCCGGGTGCTGTTCCACTTTGCGCGGGAGTGTCCGCGGTCGCGGCCGGACGTGCTGGTGGTGATCATCTCCATGCTCTCCTCCGCCCCTCTGCCCATCTCCAGCGTCCGCTTCCAGTCGGCCGTGCCCAAG GTGATGAAGGTGAGGCTCCAGCCCCCCTCGGGGACCGACCTCCCGGCCTTCAACCCCGTCCTCCCCCCGGCCGCCATCACCCAGATCCTGCTGCTGGCCAACCCCCAGCAg GAGAAGGTGCGGTTGAGATACAAGCTGACGTTCAACTTGGGAGACAAGTCGCACGACGAATCCGGAGACGTCGAAGAATTCCCTCCTCCTGACAGCTGGGGAAACCTTTAG
- the LOC132453612 gene encoding ADP-ribosylation factor-binding protein GGA1-like isoform X1, protein MAAPPDEASLESLINKATNPMNKENDWESIKAFWDLLNNETEGPQLATRLLAHKIQSPQEWEALQALTLLETCMKNCGKRFHTEVAKFRFLNELIKVVSPKYLGSRAPEPVKKKVLEVMFSWTLGLPEETKIADAYQMLKKQGIVKQDPVLPHDTALPPPAPRATSALFEDEEKSKMLSRLLNSSHPEDLRAANKLINEMVQEDQKRTEKVSKRLNAIQEVKESVSLLGQLLENYSKDRFSHSQQELVKDLYNRCEKMRPTLFRLASDTEDNDEALAEILQANDSLTQVINLYRQLVKGEEMNGETAAPRPLPGSSGNALLDLTGLDTSLSAPTLDPALSLLDEELMSLGLNEATSNSFSGSQLGDFNTFQSCDGAEPAAPAPQGALLLPAVTLSCLPAPPPAPEAPAAPPSPLDGLDVLGKSLLQQSLPPESQQVKWDKSQTQSKLTLRDLQTQSHHSSGTAPSAVTTTPSPSSSLPHDLCPRDPQSAISLADVAVPLESIKPSSLLPVTVFDQHGLRVLFHFARECPRSRPDVLVVIISMLSSAPLPISSVRFQSAVPKVMKVRLQPPSGTDLPAFNPVLPPAAITQILLLANPQQEKVRLRYKLTFNLGDKSHDESGDVEEFPPPDSWGNL, encoded by the exons ATGGCGGCGCCTCCGGATGAGGCGAGCTTGGAGTCGCTTATCA ATAAAGCCACGAATCCAATGAATAAAGAGAATGACTGGGAAAGTATCAAAGCGTTTTGGGACCTACTCAACAACGAAACAGAAGG ACCCCAGCTGGCCACCCGGCTCCTGGCACACAAGATCCAGTCTCCCCAGGAGTGGGAGGCCTTGCAGGCGCTCACG CTTCTCGAGACGTGCATGAAGAACTGCGGGAAGCGGTTTCACACCGAAGTGGCAAAGTTTCGCTTCCTGAATGAGCTCATCAAAGTGGTCTCACCCAAG TACTTGGGTTCCAGAGCCCCGGAACCTGTGAAAAAGAAGGTTCTGGAGGTGATGTTCAGCTGGACCCTGGGCCTTCCCGAGGAGACAAAGATAGCAGACGCCTATCAGATGCTGAAGAAACAGG GTATTGTGAAGCAGGACCCGGTGCTTCCTCACGACacggccctcccccctcccgctcCCCGAGCCACCAGCGCCTTGTTCGAGGACGAGGAGAAGTCCAAG ATGCTGTCCCGCCTGCTCAACAGCTCTCACCCTGAGGACCTGAGGGCGGCCAATAAGCTCATCAACGAGATGGTGCAGGAG GACCAGAAACGCACAGAGAAGGTGTCCAAGCGTCTGAACGCTATCCAGGAAGTGAAGGAGAGCGTGAGCCTGCTGGGGCAGCTGCTGGAGAACTACAGCAAGGACCGCTTCTCCCACAGCCAGCAGGAGCTCGTTAAg GATCTTTATAACCGCTGTGAAAAgatgaggcccacgctgttccGTCTCGCTAGTGACACGGAGGACAACGATGAGGCCTTAG CTGAGATCCTGCAGGCCAACGACAGCCTGACGCAGGTCATCAACCTGTACCGACAGCTGGTcaagggagaggagatgaaCGGCGAGACCGCCGCACCGCGCCCACTGCCAG GCAGCAGTGGCAACGCCCTCCTAGACCTCACGGGCCTGGACACCTCCCTGTCCGCCCCCACCCTGGACCCCGCCCTCAGCCTGCTGGACGAGGAGCTCATGTCTCTCG GTCTCAACGAGGCAACCTCAAACTCCTTCTCCGGCTCTCAGTTAGGAGACTTCAACACGTTCCAG TCGTGTGACGGGGCCGAGCCGGcggccccggccccccagggggcgctgctgCTGCCCGCCGTGaccctctcctgtctccccgCACCCCCCCCGGCGCCAGaggcccccgccgccccgcccaGCCCCCTGGACGGGCTGGACGTCCTGGGGAAGAGCCTGCTGCAGCAGTCCCTGCCCCCGGAGAGCCAGCAGGTCAAATG GGACAAATCCCAAACCCAGTCCAAACTCACCTTGAGAGACCTCCAGACCCAGTCCCACCACAGCTCCGGCACGGCTCCCAGTGCCGTGACCACCACTCCCAGTCCGAGCTCCAGTCTCCCCCACGACCTCTGTCCTAGGGACCCCCAGAGCGCCATCTCTCTAGCGGACGTGGCGGTGCCCCTGGAGTCCATCAAACCAA GTAGCCTGCTGCCCGTGACGGTGTTTGACCAGCACGGCCTCCGGGTGCTGTTCCACTTTGCGCGGGAGTGTCCGCGGTCGCGGCCGGACGTGCTGGTGGTGATCATCTCCATGCTCTCCTCCGCCCCTCTGCCCATCTCCAGCGTCCGCTTCCAGTCGGCCGTGCCCAAG GTGATGAAGGTGAGGCTCCAGCCCCCCTCGGGGACCGACCTCCCGGCCTTCAACCCCGTCCTCCCCCCGGCCGCCATCACCCAGATCCTGCTGCTGGCCAACCCCCAGCAg GAGAAGGTGCGGTTGAGATACAAGCTGACGTTCAACTTGGGAGACAAGTCGCACGACGAATCCGGAGACGTCGAAGAATTCCCTCCTCCTGACAGCTGGGGAAACCTTTAG